Proteins encoded within one genomic window of Fragaria vesca subsp. vesca linkage group LG1, FraVesHawaii_1.0, whole genome shotgun sequence:
- the LOC101302113 gene encoding lachrymatory-factor synthase-like: MPHDQRQPKWEGKACAELRSPKAEQVWPLLEDFFGLHKWLPALPTCLPVQGVSGQPGCVRYCAGVKTPVDLESDQPAHWWCKQQLLSIDPSQMTLSYCNIDGNIGFNSYIATMRVLPKEDGCSIEWKYEVEPIAGWTLKDLDMLIGTDLQEMASRMEASLNQ; encoded by the coding sequence ATGCCTCATGACCAGCGGCAACCAAAATGGGAAGGCAAGGCTTGTGCAGAGCTACGAAGTCCAAAAGCAGAACAAGTGTGGCCTTTGCTGGAGGACTTCTTTGGCCTACACAAGTGGTTGCCAGCCCTCCCCACATGCCTTCCTGTGCAAGGGGTATCCGGGCAGCCAGGCTGCGTGCGCTACTGCGCTGGAGTCAAGACTCCAGTTGATCTCGAGAGTGACCAGCCGGCGCACTGGTGGTGTAAGCAGCAGCTACTGTCCATAGACCCAAGCCAGATGACCTTGAGCTATTGCAATATAGATGGGAATATTGGGTTCAACTCGTACATTGCGACCATGCGAGTGTTGCCCAAGGAAGATGGGTGCAGCATTGAGTGGAAGTATGAGGTTGAGCCAATTGCGGGGTGGACACTGAAGGATTTGGACATGCTTATTGGCACCGACTTGCAAGAGATGGCTAGCAGAATGGAAGCTAGCCTTAATCAATAA
- the LOC101293225 gene encoding uncharacterized protein LOC101293225 isoform 2: MNSQSNGRSLRPKGKRVKLAFQIGSVLAVCLWLLYQAKQSHDTDYSGSVRNEVIIERGSGILGRRVNAGGSSLVGESVNDEVRGGGVDVSDGNVEEKHKASDDTDHGDLGRHEGKESEKRVGLKYKELSNADDIPDINSEENSLQEGNSQVGHQDKQASRMSDQEGEKDVENTSHHKVGGDEDAMSHVNHDEQGHESDAQKESDTKDFSSENEFLVPPTERKNDSLQDHNSMVDGVHGFDDETGVPEDGNDIIESRVTESSGDREISLHEDMYTTSSRQSEINESTQSEEVVARGDNANFEARSNISVQDSEPEAETNSETSVHIDTSRINSTNVTKQGGTSVSDL; this comes from the coding sequence ATGAATTCCCAGTCGAATGGCCGCAGCCTGAGACCCAAAGGGAAGAGGGTAAAGCTGGCCTTTCAGATTGGGTCGGTTTTGGCTGTTTGCTTATGGTTGCTGTACCAAGCAAAGCAGTCTCATGATACGGACTACAGTGGAAGTGTACGCAATGAGGTAATTATAGAACGTGGTTCTGGTATTTTGGGGCGTAGAGTGAATGCAGGCGGTTCAAGTCTAGTGGGAGAAAGCGTAAATGATGAAGTTCGAGGTGGTGGAGTTGATGTATCAGATGGAAATGTTGAAGAGAAGCACAAAGCAAGTGATGATACTGATCATGGAGATCTTGGGAGACATGAAGGGAAAGAAAGTGAAAAAAGGGTGGGATTGAAATACAAAGAGTTGAGCAATGCTGATGATATTCCTGATATTAATAGTGAAGAGAATTCATTGCAAGAAGGAAACTCCCAGGTAGGACATCAAGATAAACAGGCGTCGAGGATGTCTGATCAGGAAGGTGAGAAAGATGTGGAGAATACTAGTCACCATAAAGTTGGAGGGGATGAGGATGCAATGTCACATGTTAATCATGATGAGCAAGGACATGAAAGTGATGCACAGAAGGAATCAGACACGAAGGACTTCAGTTCTGAAAATGAGTTTCTAGTTCCACCAACCGAAAGGAAGAATGATTCTCTTCAGGATCATAATTCAATGGTAGATGGAGTCCATGGCTTTGATGATGAGACTGGTGTTCCCGAAGATGGTAACGATATCATAGAATCAAGAGTGACTGAATCAAGTGGTGATAGAGAAATCAGTTTACATGAAGATATGTATACTACTTCAAGCAGGCAAAGTGAGATCAATGAAAGCACTCAAAGTGAAGAAGTTGTTGCTAGAGGAGATAATGCTAATTTTGAAGCCAGAAGCAATATCTCGGTACAAGATTCAGAACCCGAGGCAGAAACAAACTCCGAAACTAGTGTTCATATAGATACATCAAGGATCAATAGTACGAATGTAACTAAACAGGGAGGCACTTCAGTTTCAGATCTTTAA
- the LOC101293225 gene encoding uncharacterized protein LOC101293225 isoform 1 encodes MGNDAENSNCRAPEISVTLKKSLMNSQSNGRSLRPKGKRVKLAFQIGSVLAVCLWLLYQAKQSHDTDYSGSVRNEVIIERGSGILGRRVNAGGSSLVGESVNDEVRGGGVDVSDGNVEEKHKASDDTDHGDLGRHEGKESEKRVGLKYKELSNADDIPDINSEENSLQEGNSQVGHQDKQASRMSDQEGEKDVENTSHHKVGGDEDAMSHVNHDEQGHESDAQKESDTKDFSSENEFLVPPTERKNDSLQDHNSMVDGVHGFDDETGVPEDGNDIIESRVTESSGDREISLHEDMYTTSSRQSEINESTQSEEVVARGDNANFEARSNISVQDSEPEAETNSETSVHIDTSRINSTNVTKQGGTSVSDL; translated from the exons ATGGGAAACGACGCAGAAAATTCCAACTGCAGGGCTCCTGAAATTTCCGTTACTCTTAAAAAG AGTTTGATGAATTCCCAGTCGAATGGCCGCAGCCTGAGACCCAAAGGGAAGAGGGTAAAGCTGGCCTTTCAGATTGGGTCGGTTTTGGCTGTTTGCTTATGGTTGCTGTACCAAGCAAAGCAGTCTCATGATACGGACTACAGTGGAAGTGTACGCAATGAGGTAATTATAGAACGTGGTTCTGGTATTTTGGGGCGTAGAGTGAATGCAGGCGGTTCAAGTCTAGTGGGAGAAAGCGTAAATGATGAAGTTCGAGGTGGTGGAGTTGATGTATCAGATGGAAATGTTGAAGAGAAGCACAAAGCAAGTGATGATACTGATCATGGAGATCTTGGGAGACATGAAGGGAAAGAAAGTGAAAAAAGGGTGGGATTGAAATACAAAGAGTTGAGCAATGCTGATGATATTCCTGATATTAATAGTGAAGAGAATTCATTGCAAGAAGGAAACTCCCAGGTAGGACATCAAGATAAACAGGCGTCGAGGATGTCTGATCAGGAAGGTGAGAAAGATGTGGAGAATACTAGTCACCATAAAGTTGGAGGGGATGAGGATGCAATGTCACATGTTAATCATGATGAGCAAGGACATGAAAGTGATGCACAGAAGGAATCAGACACGAAGGACTTCAGTTCTGAAAATGAGTTTCTAGTTCCACCAACCGAAAGGAAGAATGATTCTCTTCAGGATCATAATTCAATGGTAGATGGAGTCCATGGCTTTGATGATGAGACTGGTGTTCCCGAAGATGGTAACGATATCATAGAATCAAGAGTGACTGAATCAAGTGGTGATAGAGAAATCAGTTTACATGAAGATATGTATACTACTTCAAGCAGGCAAAGTGAGATCAATGAAAGCACTCAAAGTGAAGAAGTTGTTGCTAGAGGAGATAATGCTAATTTTGAAGCCAGAAGCAATATCTCGGTACAAGATTCAGAACCCGAGGCAGAAACAAACTCCGAAACTAGTGTTCATATAGATACATCAAGGATCAATAGTACGAATGTAACTAAACAGGGAGGCACTTCAGTTTCAGATCTTTAA
- the LOC101293711 gene encoding uncharacterized protein LOC101293711, which produces MEVEPSPPVVAKKLWNLVRIVFFMMRKGLTKSKLLVDLNMMLKRGKLASKAIANNLIMLHHSSNYSAFSCRSNDAVSFVTPREYEFSCSNSPATHNPFHFHHKRNKHHHHGYFAKNPSVTAAAYQYDDVTTAAAVQRVLEMLNNEMVAEASPMVTLPGFGKSPMVRQLRVTDSPFPMKEEGDSQVDKEAEEFIKRFYKDLKLQKRTSALESPFRPLRSR; this is translated from the coding sequence ATGGAAGTGGAACCAAGCCCGCCTGTGGTAGCCAAGAAGCTATGGAACCTAGTACGGATAGTGTTCTTCATGATGCGAAAGGGCTTAACCAAAAGCAAGTTATTAGTCGACCTCAATATGATGCTCAAGCGCGGCAAGCTAGCTAGCAAAGCCATTGCAAACAACCTCATCATGCTCCACCACTCCTCCAACTACTCCGCCTTCAGCTGCCGCTCCAACGACGCCGTTTCTTTCGTCACTCCCCGTGAATACGAGTTCAGCTGCAGTAACAGCCCCGCCACCCACAACCCCTTCCATTTCCACCACAAGCGCAACAAGCACCACCACCATGGATATTTTGCCAAGAATCCAAGTGTCACCGCCGCGGCGTATCAATACGACGATGTTACCACGGCTGCGGCGGTGCAGAGGGTTCTTGAGATGCTGAACAATGAGATGGTGGCCGAGGCTTCGCCGATGGTGACGCTGCCGGGGTTCGGGAAAAGCCCGATGGTTAGGCAACTGAGGGTAACGGACTCGCCGTTTCCGATGAAGGAGGAGGGAGATAGCCAGGTCGACAAGGAAGCTGAGGAATTTATTAAGAGGTTCTATAAAGACCTCAAGTTGCAGAAAAGGACATCTGCTCTTGAATCACCATTTCGTCCTTTGCGAAGTCGATGA
- the LOC101294003 gene encoding golgin candidate 1-like yields MASWLKAAEDLFEVVDRRAKLVVNDLSDEQLAAQALEASNGQGSQAKRTKKKTKAQKRQSINETSETSSHNKTESPETSGSAHAQINIPTPQVDSTPEKGSEFHLNDNNGTPSENPVIQIINEQQKDFEKDSTASIPIIETPGIGVNEMDAGKPEASPIPTDREGSTSTSNGELVNEIPAVGREEHPSPVIAKEVDIVHENNQVQSVDAGQDNRSKEAGVPPTSDQERSQSIATDVPSNRKGQLEVADGKEEPVLERSKQLEHKAGSSPIKVQEQDQLEEAQGLLKTAVSTGQSKEARLARVCAGLSSRLQEYKSENAQLEELLVSERELSKSYEARIKQLQKDLSSSKSEVTRIESNMVEALAAKNSEIEALVSSMDALKKQAAISEGNLSSLQANMDAIMRNRELTETRMMQAVREELASVERRAEEERAAHNATKLAAMEREVELEHRALEASTALARTQRIADERTAKASDLEQKMALLEVECANLNQELQDMEARARRGQKKPPEEANQMIQVWQEEVERARQGQRDAEGKLSTLEAEVQKMRVEMAAMKRDAEHYSRQEHMELEKRYRELTDLLYYKQTQLETMASEKAAAEFQLEKELNRLQEAQVEAERSRVSRRASASWEEDTEMKALEPLPLYHRHMVGATMQLQKAAKLLDSGAVRATKFLWRYPTARIILLFYLVFVHLFLMFLLHRLQAQADDFSAREVAESMGLANTSLP; encoded by the exons ATGGCTTCGTGGCTCAAAGCCGCTGAAG ACTTGTTTGAAGTTGTTGATCGAAGGGCAAAGCTTGTTGTCAATGATTTGTCAGATGAGCAGCTGGCAGCTCAAGCACTAG AAGCCTCTAATGGGCAAGGATCTCAAGCCAAGCGGACAAAGAAGAAGACCAAG GCTCAGAAGAGGCAGTCAATAAATGAAACTTCAGAAACAAGTTCTCATAACAAAACAGAGTCTCCTGAAACAAGTGGTTCTGCACATGCACAGATTAATATACCGACTCCACAAGTAGATTCCACACCTGAAAAAGGTAGTGAATTTCATTTAAATGACAATAATGGGACACCCTCTGAAAATCCTGTGATCCAAATAATCAACGAACAACAAAAGGATTTTGAGAAAGACTCCACAGCTAGCATTCCTATAATAGAGACACCAGGAATTGGAGTCAATGAAATGGATGCTGGTAAACCGGAAGCGTCACCAATTCCTACTGATAGGGAAGGTTCCACATCAACTTCAAATGGAGAGCTTGTGAACGAGATTCCTGCAGTTGGTCGGGAAGAACATCCGTCGCCAGTAATTGCCAAAGAAGTTGACATTGTGCATGAAAATAATCAAGTTCAATCAGTTGATGCTGGCCAAGATAACAGATCCAAAGAGGCAGGTGTTCCTCCAACCTCTGACCAGGAGAGATCACAGTCTATAGCTACTGATGTCCCCAGTAACAGAAAAGGTCAGTTGGAAGTTGCTGATGGCAAAGAGGAACCAGTCCTTGAGAGAAGCAAGCAACTTGAGCATAAAGCTGGCAGCTCTCCCATAAAAGTACAGGAACAGGATCAACTTGAGGAG GCTCAAGGATTGCTTAAAACGGCTGTTTCCACTGGTCAGTCTAAAGAAGCAAGGCTAGCAAGG GTTTGTGCCGGACTATCATCCCGTCTTCAAGAATACAAATCTGAGAATGCACAGCTAGAGGAGCTTCTTGTGTCAGAG AGAGAACTGAGCAAGTCATACGAGGCTCGTATAAAGCAGCTACAAAAAGATTTGTCATCATCCAAAAGCGAAGTGACAAGAATAGAGTCAAATATGGTCGAGGCCTTAGCAGCAAAGAATTCTGAAATTGAGGCACTTGTCAGTTCCATGGATGCACTTAAGAAACAGGCTGCTATATCTGAGGGAAATCTGTCTTCCTTGCAG GCAAACATGGATGCTATAATGAGAAACCGGGAACTGACTGAGACAAGAATGATGCAG GCTGTACGGGAGGAGTTGGCTTCTGTAGAACGGAGAGCCGAAGAAGAGCGTGCCGCACACAATGCTACCAAACTG GCTGCTATGGAAAGGGAAGTAGAATTGGAACATAGAGCCCTTGAGGCATCCACAGCCCTTGCAAGGACTCAG AGAATAGCGGATGAGAGGACAGCAAAGGCATCAGACCTAGAGCAGAAGATGGCATTGCTTGAG GTTGAGTGTGCCAATTTAAACCAAGAGCTGCAAGATATGGAGGCTCGTGCTCGGCGTGGGCAAAAGAAGCCACCCGAAGAGGCAAATCAAATGATTCAG GTTTGGCAAGAAGAAGTGGAGCGTGCACGCCAAGGTCAGAGGGACGCAGAGGGCAAGCTTTCTACTTTGGAG GCTGAAGTTCAAAAAATGAGAGTTGAAATGGCTGCCATGAAGAGGGATGCTGAGCATTACTCACGTCAG GAACACATGGAACTAGAGAAACGCTACCGTGAACTAACTGATTTACTG TACTACAAGCAGACACAATTAGAAACCATGGCAAGTGAAAAAGCTGCTGCAGAGTTCCAATTGGAGAAGGAATTAAATCGTCTCCAGGAAGCACAGGTAGAGGCAGAAAGAAGTAGAGTTTCCCGACGGGCATCAGCATCCTGGGAAGAAGACACTGAAATGAAGGCACTTGA GCCTCTTCCCTTGTATCACCGTCATATGGTTGGGGCAACCATGCAG TTGCAGAAGGCTGCAAAACTATTAGATTCAGGAGCTGTCAGGGCCACCAAATTTCTCTGGCGGTATCCAACAGCTCGAATTATCTTGCTATTCTACCTG GTATTTGTGCATCTGTTCTTGATGTTTTTGCTGCATCGCCTTCAG GCACAAGCAGATGATTTTTCTGCTAGAGAGGTTGCAGAGTCTATGGGACTTGCTAACACTAGCTTACCATGA